AAAACGGCGTAGGCCGCCGACGCAATGGATGATCAACCGGGATGAGTACGCTGAGAACCGCGCCGATAAAGCCGCCGCCCAAGGCAAAGACCAGCCCCCCAAAGGTGCAGAACGCCAGAAACCGCAGAAAGTCCATCCCGTCGAGATCGGGCGCGGCAAAGCGGAGCAGATAGAGCAGACCTGTCAGGATACCTCCGAAAATGAAGCCCAGTGCGGCATTGTGGGCGGCAATCCGGGGCGTCTCGGCATGGCCGCCGTGGCGGAGCACGCCGGCAAAAGTCCCAATGAGAAACCCGATTTCGGCAAACATCGCCCCATTGCGGATCGGATGGGCATCGGGAAAGCCAAGCTGTCGCCAGACCAGATACAGGGCAACCATCACCAGACTGCTTACCGCACCGACGCGGCTGCCGGCCAGCAGCATCGTCCAGAAATGTTCGAGGGAATCAAACGTCGGCTGCCGGAGCGGCTTTGGCGGCGCAACCAGATGCAGCACGTCCTGACAGCGGCTACAGGTGTTTGTGACCGGATCATAGCAATCGCTCTGGTGACAAATCTCGCACCGTACAGCAAGGGAAACCGACTTAACTCGCAACGGCTGGACTTCCGCCATGACGTTCAACCTCAGCAGAACAAGTCTGGAATTTCGGGGACGCCGTGGTGTCGCGTCCCGCGCTGACCTCCACGGTCTCGGCTGTAATGGATGGGGCAAATGCCGTCAAATGATTCCGCGATGATGATGGCAACGGGACGGTGCTGACTGTGCGCCCGGCAACGCTGGGTGCTGTTTTCCACCACGGATTAGCAAACGTCTGACCAAAAGACGTTGGTAAATGGAAAAAAGTTGTGTTTCTTTATTGTCACCTTCAACGTCCAAGCGATAACCTGCCGGTATCATTTTTGAACTACCCTATACGGCGGTTTGGGCAACCCCCCCTCTTGCCCGGATAAGCCTGCCTGCAAGAGAAGGCCTATGAAAATGCCCGTTTTGCTGCTCGTGGATGATGATGAACTGGTTTTGGAGTTGCTCAATGACATCCTACAGGACGAGTTTACGGTTGTCACGGCGACGGATGGCCCCTCGGCCCTGGAGAAGCTGCGCTCGCTGAGCGCCCTGGATGGCGTCATCACAGACTTCGACATGCCCCACATGAGCGGTCTCGAACTGATGTGGCGGATTCGCCAACGTTACCCAACCCTGCCCATGGTTGGGCTTTCGGGGACGCTCCGCTCCCACCATCAGATTGCGGGCCGCTGCCCGGAAGGCGCTGTCTTCCTTCAGAAACCCTTTGAGGTGTCAGAATTGCTGACTTTAGCCCGCCGGCTCTTCCAACCGCCCGGCAATCAGGACTATGCTGGGCGCACACAACTCTGAACCTGATGACGGGTAAACACATCTCGCATGTCACAGAAGGTACTCGATCTGTGCCGCCTTCTGCCCGGCCCGCTGGCCGGGCGGATGCTTGCGGACCTTGGCTTTGAAGTCGTACGTCTGCTGCCGCCGGCTGGCGACCTGACGCAGGCGCTGTCGCCACAGCTTTACAACTGGCTGGCAGCCGGAAAGCAGACAATCACCCTTGACCTGAAAACCCCCGATGGCGTCGGGCAACTCAAGGCACTCGTCGCCGAAGCGGCCATCCTGCTGGAAATGAACCGTCCGGGTGTCATGGAGCGTCTGGGCGTCGGGCCGGAAACACTGCGCGCCATCAACCCAAAGCTGACCTACGTACGGATTGCCAGCTACCGCGAAGCGGCCCTGTACGAAGCGCCGGGCCATGATCTGACCTATCTCGCGGGCGGCGGTTTCATCCCCCGCTTTGGCGACGGCTGGAAGTACCTGCAAATTGCGGACGGGGCCGGAGCCTACTGGGCGGTCATCGCCGCGCTGGACGGGCTGCGCAAGGGCGGCGGCTTCTATGAGGTGTATTTGTCCGAAGCGGCAGCCGGGCTGGCCTATCCGCCGCCCGTCAAGCTTGATGGAAGCATCGTCTGCTACGGTATCTATCCGACCCGCGAGGGGCAGTTGGCGCTGGGGCTGCTGGAGCCGCACTTCTGGCAACGCTTCTGCGCTGCCGTCGGACGCGAAGACTGGAAGGCTTCGGCGTTCTCGCCGGCTATTGAAAGCAATCCGGTGTACGTCGAAATCAGAACCCTGCTTGCCGAACGGACGGCGGACGAATGGGAAGCTCTGGCGCTGACCCACGGTTTTCCCGCCCGCAAGGTGCAACCCTACGTTCCGCCACCGAGCACCATTCCCTGGCGCGAAGTGCGCTGACGCCCATACCCTGGAGCCGAACCCATGGCGACTGACCGGCAGCATTACCGGACGTGCAACCTGTGCGAGGCCATGTGCGGTCTCGAAATCACCGTTCGCGGCAATGACATCGTACGCATCGAAGGCGACCGGCAGGACCCTTTCAGCCAGGGGTATATCTGCCCGAAAGGGGTTGCTCTACAAGACCTGCACACCGATCCCAACCGGCTGCGGCATCCGGTCCGTCGTACCCGTGGCGGCAACTGGGAGCGGATCACCTGGGAGGCGGCTTTCGATGAAGTGGCCGGGCGTCTGCGCGACATCCAGGAACGCCATGGCAACAACGCCGTGGCGACCTACCAGGGCAATCCGGCCGTGCACAACTTCGGCACGGTGCTTTCGTTCCCGTCCTTTGTGCGGACGCTGAAGACCAGAAACATCTACTCTGCCAGTTCGGTTGACCAGTTGCCGCACATGGTCGCGGCCCACGCCATGTTCGGCCACGGACTGCTTTTGCCCGTGCCGGACGTGGAGCGGACGCAGTTTTTTCTCATCATGGGGGCGAATCCGGTGGTCTCGAACGGCAGCCTCATGACGGCGCCCGGCATGTCGCGGCGGTTACAGGCGTTGCGCGCCCGTGGCGGCAGGGTCGTTGTCGTGGACCCGCGCCGGACGGAAACGGCCGAACTTGCCGACCAGCATCTTTTCATCCGGCCGGGAACGGATGCCTACCTGCTGCTCGCCATGCTGCACGTCCTGTTTGCCGAAGGGCGCGTTCGGCTGGGGCGGCTGGCGGCATTTACCGATGGCGTCGAAACGCTGGCGGCCATCGTGTGTGATTTCCCGCCGGCGCGCGTGGCGCCGCTCACCGGCATTGCTGCTGAAACCATTGAGACGCTGGCCCGCGAGTTTGCCACCGCGTCGGCGGCCGTGTGCTACGGCCGCGTCGGGCTTTCCATCCAGACCTTCGGGACAAGCGCCCAGTGGCTTGTCAACGCACTGAACATCGTCACCGGCAACCTTGACCGGGAAGGCGGAGCCATGTTTCCCAAAGCGGCGCTTGACCCGCTGGAGCGGTTCACGGCCGGGCATCTGGGGGCATGGAAAAGTCGCGTCCGCGGCCTGCCAGAGTTTGCCGGTGAACTGCCTGTGGCGGCGCTGGCCGAAGAAATCCTGACGCCAGGCAAGGGGCAGGTTCGTGCGCTGGTGACGATTGCCGGGAATCCCGTCCTTTCGACGCCCAACGGCCGGCAGCTCGATGCGGCGCTGGCCACGCTGGAGTTCATGGCGGCGGTGGACATCTACATCAACGAGACGACCCGCCACGCGCACATCATCCTGCCGCCGACGGGTTCGCTGGAGCACGAAAACTACGCGGCGATTTTTCACCATCTGGCCGTTCGCAATACGGTCAAATACTCGCCAGCCGTGTTTGCTCCGGCGGACGATACGCGCCACGACTGGCAGATTTTTCTCGAACTCGAAACGCGCCTCGCCAGCCGGACACCACTGGAAGCCATCCGGGCGCAACTGCGGCGGGGTGTCCGGTTGGGGCTGGGTCTCGATGGCATGCTGGATTTGGCGTTTCGTTTCGGCCCCTATGGAACGGGACTGTTCGGCGACGGCCTGACATTGGCGAAAGTCAAGGCGGCTCCGCACGGCATTGATCTGGGGCCGCTCCAACCGGCGCTGCCCGGACGGCTCTGGACAAAAAACAGGCGCATCGCCCTGGCGCCGGAGATGTTGACGCAGGATGTGCCGCGTCTTCATGCGCAACTTCAGTCCCAACCGATGCCGCCCGCTGCCAATGGCACCCTGCTGCTGATCGGCCGGCGTCAGCTTCGCAGCAACAACTCGTGGATGCACAACAGCGAACGGCTGGTACGCGGCAAAGCCCGCTGCACGCTGCTGGTGCATCCTGACGACGCCCGGCGGTATGGCATTACCTCCGGGCAGATGGTGAAGGTTATGTCCCGTGCCGGGGAAATCACCGCCCCGGCAGAAGTTTCCGATGAGGTCATGCCCGGTGTGGTCAGCCTGCCGCACGGTTGGGGGCATGACCGTCCCGGTGTCCAGCTCGACGTTGCCCGGCGCTATCCCGGCGTCAGCATCAACGACATCACCGATGAGCAACTGGTGGATGAAGTCAGCGGAAACGCCGCCCTCA
This window of the Chloracidobacterium sp. N genome carries:
- a CDS encoding molybdopterin oxidoreductase family protein; its protein translation is MATDRQHYRTCNLCEAMCGLEITVRGNDIVRIEGDRQDPFSQGYICPKGVALQDLHTDPNRLRHPVRRTRGGNWERITWEAAFDEVAGRLRDIQERHGNNAVATYQGNPAVHNFGTVLSFPSFVRTLKTRNIYSASSVDQLPHMVAAHAMFGHGLLLPVPDVERTQFFLIMGANPVVSNGSLMTAPGMSRRLQALRARGGRVVVVDPRRTETAELADQHLFIRPGTDAYLLLAMLHVLFAEGRVRLGRLAAFTDGVETLAAIVCDFPPARVAPLTGIAAETIETLAREFATASAAVCYGRVGLSIQTFGTSAQWLVNALNIVTGNLDREGGAMFPKAALDPLERFTAGHLGAWKSRVRGLPEFAGELPVAALAEEILTPGKGQVRALVTIAGNPVLSTPNGRQLDAALATLEFMAAVDIYINETTRHAHIILPPTGSLEHENYAAIFHHLAVRNTVKYSPAVFAPADDTRHDWQIFLELETRLASRTPLEAIRAQLRRGVRLGLGLDGMLDLAFRFGPYGTGLFGDGLTLAKVKAAPHGIDLGPLQPALPGRLWTKNRRIALAPEMLTQDVPRLHAQLQSQPMPPAANGTLLLIGRRQLRSNNSWMHNSERLVRGKARCTLLVHPDDARRYGITSGQMVKVMSRAGEITAPAEVSDEVMPGVVSLPHGWGHDRPGVQLDVARRYPGVSINDITDEQLVDEVSGNAALSGVPVRLAPVAGKAVSRPA
- a CDS encoding response regulator — encoded protein: MKMPVLLLVDDDELVLELLNDILQDEFTVVTATDGPSALEKLRSLSALDGVITDFDMPHMSGLELMWRIRQRYPTLPMVGLSGTLRSHHQIAGRCPEGAVFLQKPFEVSELLTLARRLFQPPGNQDYAGRTQL
- a CDS encoding CoA transferase, translated to MSQKVLDLCRLLPGPLAGRMLADLGFEVVRLLPPAGDLTQALSPQLYNWLAAGKQTITLDLKTPDGVGQLKALVAEAAILLEMNRPGVMERLGVGPETLRAINPKLTYVRIASYREAALYEAPGHDLTYLAGGGFIPRFGDGWKYLQIADGAGAYWAVIAALDGLRKGGGFYEVYLSEAAAGLAYPPPVKLDGSIVCYGIYPTREGQLALGLLEPHFWQRFCAAVGREDWKASAFSPAIESNPVYVEIRTLLAERTADEWEALALTHGFPARKVQPYVPPPSTIPWREVR